From the genome of Parasteatoda tepidariorum isolate YZ-2023 chromosome X1, CAS_Ptep_4.0, whole genome shotgun sequence, one region includes:
- the LOC107451506 gene encoding uncharacterized protein has protein sequence MIISPIITYDAIVWWSRTRLSSARCNLNRLQRMVCVALSGCLRTTPTAALESLFGLLPLNLCIAVEAQTDRKRLMHLGLWKEYSKNLSWGHLVSQVVDIPSFIMPSDYMSLKDAFHKPFKIHFPTREEWFNSPRWLKGKCLIWYTDGSKIGAKSGARIYCSNDGTKLHFPLGNYATVFQAEVYAIILCCKICLDKGYQNTTIRICSDSQTALLSLSRYKFTSLLEWECFTVLCDLSTHNKVSLHWVPGHMGIGGNELADEEARASSNAIFWGPGPALGISPTSFGASTFKLYGKIAHEQWRAADGRGGNRDCSVRQKELLKLNRNSLRKIIGLLTGHCILRRHLYIMGIESNSLCRGCHPEEETSRHILCDSEVYSAQGFENLGQHCVNTPELQDVPVKCLLNFISAIGLSC, from the coding sequence ATGATTATTAGTCCTATCATCACTTATGACGCAATCGTCTGGTGGTCGAGGACTAGATTGAGCTCTGCAAGGTGTAATCTTAATAGACTACAAAGAATGGTCTGTGTAGCCCTGTCAGGCTGTCTTAGGACCACTCCTACAGCTGCTCTAGAGAGCTTATTTGGGCTTCTTCCATTGAACCTATGCATTGCAGTTGAAGCTCAGACAGACAGAAAGCGTCTCATGCACCTTGGTCTATGGAAAGAGTATTCCAAAAACTTGTCATGGGGACATCTTGTCTCACAAGTGGTGGATATACCCTCTTTTATCATGCCTAGTGACTACATGTCACTAAAAGATGCTTTTCACAAGCCCTTTAAGATCCATTTTCCTACTAGAGAAGAATGGTTTAATTCTCCTCGGTGGCTTAAAGGCAAATGTCTAATATGGTACACTGATGGTTCAAAGATTGGTGCTAAATCAGGAGCACGGATCTATTGCTCCAATGATGGTACCAAACTTCACTTTCCCTTGGGAAACTATGCCACTGTTTTTCAGGCTGAGGTCTATGCCATTATCCTGTGCTGCAAGATATGCTTAGATAAGGGATATCAAAACACTACCATCCGCATCTGTTCTGACAGTCAGACTGCTCTTCTATCACTGTCAAGGTACAAATTCACCTCTTTGTTAGAATGGGAATGCTTCACGGTCCTCTGTGACTTATCCACTCATAACAAGGTATCCCTGCATTGGGTACCTGGACATATGGGTATCGGTGGAAATGAGCTAGCTGATGAAGAGGCACGAGCTAGCTCTAATGCAATTTTCTGGGGCCCTGGACCTGCACTGGGAATTTCTCCCACCTCATTTGGGGCATCCACTTTCAAGCTCTATGGCAAAATTGCCCATGAGCAATGGCGCGCTGCTGACGGTCGAGGAGGAAATCGCGACTGTAGTGTACGTCAAAAAGAGCTTTTAAAGCTTAATAGAAATAGTCTACGGAAGATCATTGGTCTTCTTACTGGACACTGCATCCTCAGAAGACACCTATACATAATGGGAATAGAATCTAATTCTCTTTGTCGGGGTTGTCATCCTGAAGAAGAGACATCACGACACATACTCTGCGATTCTGAGGTCTATTCTGCTCAAGGATTTGAGAATTTAGGGCAACATTGTGTCAACACCCCGGAACTGCAAGACGTTCCTGTAAAGTGTCTGCTGAATTTCATCTCAGCTATAGGGCTTTCATGCTAA